A stretch of Lactuca sativa cultivar Salinas chromosome 6, Lsat_Salinas_v11, whole genome shotgun sequence DNA encodes these proteins:
- the LOC111883005 gene encoding NDR1/HIN1-like protein 12, whose translation MPKQPVLGRQRRTNPFIWCFAVICSLIATSVIIAGIVVFSGYLVIRPKMPLLSVRASRLDHLYYDRTGVMAVRLTILIRAENHNQKAHATFYDTRLLLGYHGQNIARLVANPFDVGKNATRELNYVVESSPIPLPPEEQYLTQQSLSKSKLMLFFLKGSSRTMWRVGPLGSVKFWLHMDCELLLPVNGSVVNSHCSTKSH comes from the coding sequence ATGCCAAAGCAACCGGTACTAGGTCGACAACGCCGCACCAACCCCTTCATCTGGTGCTTCGCCGTTATCTGCTCACTCATCGCCACCTCCGTAATCATCGCCGGAATAGTTGTATTTTCAGGATACCTTGTGATCCGACCAAAAATGCCGCTCCTCTCCGTCCGTGCATCTCGTCTGGATCATCTTTACTATGATCGAACAGGTGTTATGGCTGTACGATTAACGATCCTGATCCGTGCAGAGAACCATAACCAGAAAGCACATGCGACCTTCTATGACACCAGATTGTTACTCGGTTACCACGGGCAGAACATCGCACGACTGGTGGCGAATCCGTTCGACGTTGGGAAGAATGCGACGAGGGAGTTGAATTATGTGGTGGAGTCGTCGCCGATTCCGCTGCCGCCGGAGGAACAGTATTTGACACAGCAATCGTTGAGTAAAAGTAAGTTGATGTTGTTCTTCTTGAAAGGGAGTTCGAGGACGATGTGGAGAGTTGGCCCGTTGGGATCTGTCAAGTTCTGGCTGCATATGGATTGTGAGCTCCTGTTGCCCGTCAATGGCAGCGTGGTAAACTCCCATTGTAGCACAAAATCACATTGa